The DNA window GTTACCACCAGCGTTGCGGCACTGCTTGCGCTCGAGGCCCGCGACCGGGCGAAACCCGATACCGACGAACGGATCGGCGGATTCTGATCACGGCCGCGCGGACGCTGGTGCACCCCCCGGAAGTGCCCAAGGTGGCGAGGCTGGAGCAGTCGCGGCCGGTACCTGGAAACCGGGACCAGTAAGAAGGGACACACCACAAGGAAGGCGCAATATGACACAGCAATACGTATCAGCGGATGCCGAAACGTCCGTGCCCGGGACGTTCTCCGAAACTGTCAGCTACGCATTCACCCTGTACCGGCGGTACTTTCTGCTCCTTCTGCCTCTGGGTCTGTTCACCCACGCGATCACCGAAGGCTACGTCCTCTACCTGTCCCGGAGTCTTGATTCGGTCATGGATTCTGTAACGGGGCTGATCCTGTTCCAGGCACTCTCGATCATCGTGTTCTGCTGGGCCTTGATGTTCGGCATGCGGCGCACTCATGTGCTGGAAACCGCAGGCTGGGCGGAACCCTTTAAAGGTCATCCGGGGCTTGTCGGCCGGATTATTGTCCTGCAGATCCTGTGTATGGTTCTTGGTCTGGCTGCCACCCTCCCGCTGATCCTGATCGCGCAGATTGGAGGGCCGTGGCCGGTTCTCATCCTGGTCATTGCTGGTTCCCTGTATCTGGGGGTCCGCCTGTGGCTGGTTCCTGCCGCAATGGGTGTGGAGGACCTGTGGCCGATCGACGCCTTCCAGCGTTCCTGGGCGCTGACGTCCGGTGCTCCGGCCTTCTTCCTGACGCTGGGCATCCTCGCTTTCGCCATGGTTGCAGCGGTGTTGCCGGGGGTGCTGTGGAAACACGTGCTCGATGTCGCGTTCCATCCCGCGTATCTGACGCACGACGGCGCCGCGCTCTTGTGGTGGCTGGGTGCCGTCGGCGTCGAGGCGGCGATCTTCCCGCTTCTTGTCACCACCGGCGTGGCGATCCTGTACGCTCTCAAGGGCCGGAGACTGTGCTGATCCCGGTGCAGTGCCTGATGCCGTCATCGTCCGGCTGCCGGGTACGCTCCGTGGTCCGGAGTCAGGCGCAGGGCGGGCCTGACGGTTCACTCTGCGGGCTGACAGGACGTCCGGACGGGTCAGTCCATTCCGCTTGCAGCGCTTGACCCCGTGCCGGCCAGATTGCAGATTGTGGGGTTGGAACGTGTGGGCACGGCTGCAACTGCCCGGCGAAGAATAAGAAGTGAGCGGGTGGCAACAATGCCCAGGATGCGGGTGCTACACAAGGATGATCAGGACCCATGGCTGCTTCCGGTAACGGATGATCCCGCGGTGCGTGCATTGTGGCAGGCCCGGGAGCGCGCTCATACGGATCCTTACGGCGCTGCCCAGACCGTGGAACCCTTGTTACCGGCACTGGCCCAGCGCAACGATTTATCGCCGTGGCTGGCGTTCACCATCGCCGTGACCGGGCGCATCCATACCCTGTCACGCTTTGATACCCTGGATCCCTTCATCGATTTCTTCGAAACGGAACGGCCCCACCTGGTTGCGCCGCCGGCCATTACCCTCGAGGTTGATTCCTGTTTTTTCGGGGCCCTGGTGTTTCGCAGGCCGGATCACCCTGATCTGGAGGAATGGGCGAGCCGGTGCGAGGAGGCTTTCGAGGCCGACGGGCCAATCTTCGCCCGCCTGAGTGCGGCCAATTACCTCCTTCTTCATCGCATCTGGTGTGGCCATCTGATGGCCGCCGACTCCCTGTGCAGCCGGATGATGGCGCTGCGGGAACGCACCGATGACGTGAGAAGCCGCCTGTTATGCCATTCGGCCAGCGCCATGATCCGGCGGTTGTTCCTGGATTACGACGCCTGTCACCGTGAGATCGAGCTCGGTATGCAGCTGGCGGACGAGACCGGGGTTCACTCCTGGGATTCCCACCTGGCCATGCAGGCGGCCTTTCTGGGGCTGAGTCGGGGGCGTGTCGAGGAAGGGCGTTACTGGCTGGACGCCATGGGGCCGGCGGCGCCGCCCGAGTACCTGCTGGATCGCTCCGGTTATCACTACACCCTCGCGTGGCTGCATTCGCTGGAGCAGCGGTTGCCCCGGGCCCAGGAGCACGCTGCCGAGGCGGTGCGCCTTGCCCGGCAGTCCGGTGCCGTATTCCCCCAGGCGGTGACGCACATGGGACTGGGCCAGCTCTATCTGGATCGGGGCCGTGTGGCGAGCGGGCTCTATCATATCGCCCAGGCGCGCCGTGTCGGCCGACGCATGCGGTCCGCAAAGCCCGTGCAGTTCATGCGTGGTCTGCTGCAGGCACAGGTGGCGTTCAAGCTCGGCATGCAGCGGCGGGGTGTGAAGGCGCTGCGCCACGCCCTGCAGGTGGGCAGTGCCGAGCATTACGTGAATTACCCGTGGTGGCGGCGCGACATCATGGCAGAGCTCTGCAGCGAGGCTCTGAAATCGGGCATCGAGACGGAGTACGTGCAGCAGCTGATTCGGTTGCGCCGCCTGCGTCCCCCGGCCGATACCGCTGTCGCCGCGGACTGGTACTGGCCGCTGGAGATCGACGTGCTCGGCACGCCGCAGGTGCTGCTGGATGGTGAGCCGATCAGCCTGGGGCCGAGAATGCAGGCGTTGCTGGTGGCGCTGGCCTGCCTGGGTGATCGGCGTGCGTGGGTGAGTCGCGAGGCGCTGGCGGATCACCTGTGGCCGGACAGTGAGGGTGATCGGGCGCAGCAGACACTGGATACGGCCCTCCATCGCCTGCGTCGGCAGCTTGGCAGTGACGAGGCGGTGATCGTCACGCGACCCGGTGCAGTGGCGCTGGATCCCGGGCTGTGCCGGGTCGACTACTGGGATCTACTGGATTACGTGGAAGCGGGCCATCTGGACCAGGCCGGCGTTCGGGAACTGCTCCACCTCGGGGCGCGGTTGTGCGGCGGGGCGGACGAGAGCCATCGCCTGTTGCTGCCCGTGGACAGCCTCCGTCGCCGCCTGGTGGCGCGGGTGCTGGATGCCGCTTCCGGCGAGGGCGTGCCTGTGGGCACACGTCAGTACTGGCTTGAGAGCCTTGTGGCCATGGTGCCGGAGGATGAGAGTGCCTGGCAGGGGTTGATCCGCCATTACCGGCACAACCGCATGGAGGCGGCTGCCAGTGATGCGGAACAGCGGTGTCGGGAGACCCTGGGAGCCGGGGCTGTCGCCGGATAGGCCGCTGCCCGGGCCCGTCAGCCGCCGGAGCGCAGCTTGCGGCTGTTCTCCACCGTCCGGAACACCAGCGGCGGGACGGGGCGGTCCCGGTCTGCCGCCTCCACTGCCTCGACCACTTCATCGTGCACGGGTGATTTCGGGCAGGTCGGGTCGGTGACGGCGGGATCCCCGGCGAGCAGATACGCCTGACAGCGGCAGCCGCCGTGGCACTGGCTGAGAATCTCGCAGCTTGCGCACGGCTCGGGCAGCCAGTCGTCGCCGCGGAAGATGTTGAACGCCTCGGAATCCTCCCAGATCGCCCGCAGCGGTGTGTCCACCACCGATGGCAGAGACAGGCCCGGAAGTCCCGCAGCCCCGTGACAGGGCAGCGCCCGGCCATCCGGTGCCACGCCGAGGAAGGTGCTGCCCCAGCCGTTCATGCACGGTTTCGCCTTGCCGTCGTAGTAGTCGGAGGCGACAAAGAAGATCCGCATGCGGCCGTCCACCTTCTGCCGCCAGCGCTCGGTCACTGCTTCCGCGTGCTCGATCTGCGCACGGGTGGGCATGAGCGCAGCGCGGTTGTGGAATGCCCAGCCGTGGTACTGGGTGTTGGCCAGCTCGACGTAGTCCGCGCCCAGATCCCAGGCGAGCTGCAGAATGCTGTCGATGTGGTCCAGGTTGAGCCTGTGCAGGACGATGTTGAAGACCATCGGGTAGCCCTGGGAGTGGATCGCCCGGGCGATGGCCTGCTTGTGCTCGAAATGGCCCCGGCCCGCCACCATGTTCGACAGTTCGCTGTCATCCGCCTGGAAACTGAGCTGGATGTGATCCAGCCCTGCCTGCCGCAGCTGCGCCAAGCGTGCCTCGTCCATGCCGACACCGGAGGTGATCAGGTTGGTGTAGAAGCCCATGGTGTGGGCTTCGCCCACGAGAATCTCCAGGTCCTTGCGCAGCAGCGGCTCGCCGCCGGAGAGCCCGAGCTGGACCGAGCCCAGCTCCCGGGCCTGGCGGAAGACGCTGAGCCACTGCTCGGTATCGAGCTCGTCACGGTAGTGGGCGAACCCGAGGGGGTTGGAGCAGTAGGCACACTGC is part of the Aquisalimonas asiatica genome and encodes:
- a CDS encoding winged helix-turn-helix domain-containing protein, producing MPRMRVLHKDDQDPWLLPVTDDPAVRALWQARERAHTDPYGAAQTVEPLLPALAQRNDLSPWLAFTIAVTGRIHTLSRFDTLDPFIDFFETERPHLVAPPAITLEVDSCFFGALVFRRPDHPDLEEWASRCEEAFEADGPIFARLSAANYLLLHRIWCGHLMAADSLCSRMMALRERTDDVRSRLLCHSASAMIRRLFLDYDACHREIELGMQLADETGVHSWDSHLAMQAAFLGLSRGRVEEGRYWLDAMGPAAPPEYLLDRSGYHYTLAWLHSLEQRLPRAQEHAAEAVRLARQSGAVFPQAVTHMGLGQLYLDRGRVASGLYHIAQARRVGRRMRSAKPVQFMRGLLQAQVAFKLGMQRRGVKALRHALQVGSAEHYVNYPWWRRDIMAELCSEALKSGIETEYVQQLIRLRRLRPPADTAVAADWYWPLEIDVLGTPQVLLDGEPISLGPRMQALLVALACLGDRRAWVSREALADHLWPDSEGDRAQQTLDTALHRLRRQLGSDEAVIVTRPGAVALDPGLCRVDYWDLLDYVEAGHLDQAGVRELLHLGARLCGGADESHRLLLPVDSLRRRLVARVLDAASGEGVPVGTRQYWLESLVAMVPEDESAWQGLIRHYRHNRMEAAASDAEQRCRETLGAGAVAG
- the pqqE gene encoding pyrroloquinoline quinone biosynthesis protein PqqE — its product is MSTEAIATSQPAARPVQGMPLWLLAEVTYRCPLQCAYCSNPLGFAHYRDELDTEQWLSVFRQARELGSVQLGLSGGEPLLRKDLEILVGEAHTMGFYTNLITSGVGMDEARLAQLRQAGLDHIQLSFQADDSELSNMVAGRGHFEHKQAIARAIHSQGYPMVFNIVLHRLNLDHIDSILQLAWDLGADYVELANTQYHGWAFHNRAALMPTRAQIEHAEAVTERWRQKVDGRMRIFFVASDYYDGKAKPCMNGWGSTFLGVAPDGRALPCHGAAGLPGLSLPSVVDTPLRAIWEDSEAFNIFRGDDWLPEPCASCEILSQCHGGCRCQAYLLAGDPAVTDPTCPKSPVHDEVVEAVEAADRDRPVPPLVFRTVENSRKLRSGG